In Aspergillus luchuensis IFO 4308 DNA, chromosome 1, nearly complete sequence, the following are encoded in one genomic region:
- a CDS encoding splicing factor cactin (COG:T;~EggNog:ENOG410PFCZ;~InterPro:IPR018816,IPR019134;~PFAM:PF10312,PF09732;~go_function: GO:0005515 - protein binding [Evidence IEA]): MSYRMPDRTGSKRSRSRSPSSRHSQKAPRRYDETDRYRDRRDGDERSSQGRPRNMRDQVRLNQLQEDEQVREWVAQEDIFVLKQAKKKAEIRVKEGRAKPIDWLTVTLRVIDPTRNPLDDEIADSELDVVDPDGVFEGLSQDQLLDLEKDIDTFLSLEKNSQNRDFWKTMKVICRDRQKTTAPEGRALSSVAADINRLLSPKSYEQLQTLEIQVRKKLDSNEPIDTDYWEELLRSLTVWKARAKLKKVYQAVIDERVRGLRKQQSEEAASVQAKLAPLAPIIQAASDAVDSGEFRELDPDPLLQIRPEDKVLEIVDEDAFLNQVARDRQKILKMGYVPLRQRQAEKPSVLPINQATTAPIATASTRFSSIPNEDFSQATKALYERELAKGVSENEEIFTGEEAVSTTSQPGWASKHRPRKPRYFNRVQMGYEWNKYNQTHYDHDNPPPKVVQGYKFNIFYPDLIDKTKAPTYRIEREHGRKRGQSFAAAGEEDTCLIRFMAGPPYEDIAFRIVDKEWDYSAKRERGFKSTFDKGILQLHFQFKRIYYRK, from the exons ATGTCATATCGAATGCCCGATCGCACGGGTTCGAAGCGAAGTCGGTCTCGATCGCCCTCCTCTCGCCATTCCCAAAAAGCCCCGCGCAGATATGACGAAACGGATCGGTATCGCGATAGAAGAGACGGAGATGAACGGTCGTCACAAGGCCGACCTCGGAACATGAGGGACCAGGTCCGGCTCAATCAGCTTCAGGAAGACGAGCAAGTGCGTGAATGGGTGGCGCAAGAGGACATTTTCGTTCTCAAgcaggcaaagaagaaggcagagaTCAGAGTGAAGGAAGGTCGAGCAAAGCCCATTGACTGGCTCACTGTCACACTACGGGTGATTGATCCAACGAGGAATCCCTTGGACGATGAAATTGCGGACTCGGAGCTCGACGTAGTAGATCCGGATGGTGTATTTGAGGGACTATCCCAGGACCAGCTACTCGATTTGGAAAAGGATATCGACACTTTCTTGAGTCTTGAGAAGAACTCGCAAAATAGGGATTTCTGGAAG ACCATGAAAGTGATTTGTCGAGACCGTCAGAAGACCACCGCCCCCGAAGGACGTGCGCTTAGCTCTGTGGCCGCAGATATAAACAGATTGTTGAGCCCTAAGTCTTACGAACAGCTACAAACACTCGAAATACAGGTCAGGAAAAAGCTGGACTCAAACGAGCCCATCGATACCGACTACTGGGAGGAGCTTCTGCGCAGCCTTACTGTCTGGAAGGCTCGggcgaagctgaagaaggttTACCAAGCTGTTATAGACGAGAGAGTTCGAGGATTGCGGAAACAGCagtctgaagaagctgcaTCTGTGCAGGCGAAGCTGGCCCCTCTGGCGCCAATTATCCAAGCAGCCTCAGATGCGGTCGATAGCGGAGAATTTCGTGAACTCGACCCTGACCCATTGCTTCAGATCCGACCAGAAGATAAGGTCTTGGAGATAGTGGACGAAGATGCATTCCTTAACCAAGTG GCCCGCGACCGACAGAAGATTTTGAAGATGGGCTATGTTCCTCTCCGTCAACGGCAGGCAGAAAAGCCATCGGTGCTTCCCATCAATCAAGCAACGACCGCTCCAATCGCCACAGCCTCGACGCGATTTTCCTCGATTCCCAACGAAGACTTCTCGCAGGCAACCAAGGCGCTCTATGAGCGAGAGTTGGCCAAGGGAGTCAGTGAAAACGAGGAGATCTTTACCGGCGAGGAAGCTGTAAGCACAACTTCCCAGCCAGGATGGGCGAGCAAACACCGGCCCCGCAAACCACGCTACTTTAACCGTGTTCAAATGGGTTATGAGTGGAACAAATACAATCAGACTCACTATGACCATGATAATCCGCCACCCAAAGTCGTGCAAGGGTACAAGTTCAATATCTTCTACCCTGATTTGATCGACAAGACAAAAGCACCGACCTACCGCATTGAACGAGAGCATGGACGAAAGCGGGGACAATCCTTTGCAGcggctggggaggaggatacaTGTTTGATTCGCTTTATGGCCGGTCCACCGTACGAGGACATTGCCTTTCGGATCGTCGACAAGGAATGGGATTACAGTgcgaagagagaaagagggtttAAGAGCACATTCGACAAG GGAATATTGCAACTACACTTCCAATTCAAACGA ATCTACTACCGGAAGTAA